The genomic segment GCTCGCGGATTCGGCGCGGCGCTGACCGGACGCGCCAATACGGCCGTCACCCTGGTGACCTTCGCCAGTGCGTTCGCGATCCAGGCCTTGACCGGCGCCCTGCTGGAATATTTCCCGGGCCGCGCCGCCGGCGCGTACGCGCCCGCCGGCCATCGCCTCGCGCTCGCCGCCGTGATCGGGGCGCAGGCGATCGCGCTGATCTGGTACTGCATACCCGAGCGCAGCCGACGCTGAGGCGTTTGGGCGGATTCGCGGGCCCGGGTATCATGGGCAGGGTAGCGGGTCCTCCCGCGGCCCTTACTGCAGGAGTGGACGAAAACCGTGTCGATTGATCGTGTCATTACCGCCTTCGAGATGATGCCGAGCTGGCAGGACCGGTATCGCCTCATCATCGACATGGGGCGCAAGCTGCCGGAACTGTCGGAAGAGCACTATGCCGACGAGAATCTGCTCGACGGCTGCATGAGTAATGTCTGGATGACGGCCGCGCGCGACGACTCGTCGGACCCGCCGGTCATGCGTTTCGAAGCGGACAGCGATTCCCAGATCGTCAAGGGGCTGATCGCGATCGTGTTCGAGGTGTTCAACAACCGCCCGCCGGAAGAGGTGGTCACCACCGACATCGAATCGGTCTTCCAGCAACTGGAGCTCGAACAGCACATCTCCAGCGGCCGCCGCAACGGGCTGTCGTCGATGGTCCGGCGCGTGCGCGAACTGGCCCAGGCCGAGCTGGCGGCCTGATCCCCCCGATGAAAAACGCGCTCCTCCAGGTGGCCGCGCTCGCACTGGCGCTCGCGGCGACCCCGTTGGCCGCGCGCGAACCGATCCGGATCGGCTGGACGGCATGGTCGGACGGCGTCTTCGTCACCCGTCTCGCCGCCCGCGTCATCGAGGCCGAACTCGACCAACCCGTAGAACTGGTGCGGGCAGGGATCGCCGAACAGTACCAGGGGATCGCCTCCGGGCGCCTCGACGCCATGCTTATGTCGTGGCAGCCGCAAACCCACGGCCCGTATATCCGCCGCGTGGCCGGCCGCGCCGAGGACCTCGGCGCCCTCTACACCGGCGGCCGTCTCGGCTGGGCCGTGCCCGCGTATGTGCCGCGCGATGCGATCGCCTCGATCGCCGATCTCGATGACGCCGAGGTGCGTGAACGCCTGGGCGGGCGGATCACCGGCATCGAACCCGCTTCCGGCCTGATGCGGCTGTCACGCCGGGCCGTCAGCGCCTACGGCCTCGAGGGCTACACGCTGGAGCCCGGCGGCGGCCCCGCCATGGGCCGGGCGCTCACCGGGGCGATCGAGGCCGGCGAGTGGATCGTCGTGACCGCCTGGAGCCCGCACTGGATGTTCGCCGCCTTTGATCTGCGCTACCTCGATGACGAGCGCGGCATCCTCGGGGGCAGCGAGCGCGTGCACGCGCTGGCAAGGCCCGGATTCCACGCCGATCACCCGGCCGTGGCCGAACTGCTGGGCCGGATGTGGCTGCCGCGGGCGGAGCTCGAGGGCGCCCTGCTCGATGCACATGAGGACTCCACGAACGCGGCCGTGACCCGCTACATCGAGGCCCACCCGGACCGGATCGCCTACTGGGTCAGTGGCGACCACTGACTCCGTCCCCCCCGTGGTCGCCGCCGTCTGCCTTGAGGCGACCCCTTCTGCACCCTGCGCGTCACCAGCCGCCGGAGGCCGCCTGCAGCGCCTTGTGGCTATTTTTCGGCGCGTGACATAATCATTCGCCCTGTCCCGGCCGCGCCGGCCCGTTGCGGCGTGCACTCGCCCGCGACTCGCCCAGCGACCGGTACGGCCCGCCCGAACGCCGCACATGCGCGCCCCGAAGGAGTGACCATGAAGATCCTCTTCGCAGACAAGTTTCAGCAGGCATACCTGGGAGACCTCAAGGCCCAGGGCCACGACTGCGATCTCCAGCCCGATCTGTCCGCCGAGGACCTGCCGGCGCACGTCGCCGGCGCCGAAGTGCTCATCGTGCGCAGCACGAAGATCACGCGCGCGACCATCGAGGCCGCCGACGAACTCAAGCTGATCATCCGCGCCGGCGCCGGCACCAATACCATCGACAAGGAGGCTGCGGCCGAAAAGAACATCCCGGTCTGCAACGTGCCCGGCAAGAACGCGGTCGCCGTCGCCGAATTGGCCTTCGGCCTGTTGCTGGCGATCGACCGCAATATCCCGGACAACGTGATCGAGCTGCGTCAGGGCCAATGGAACAAGAAGAAGTACTCGAAGGCCGAGGGCATCATGGGCCGCCACATCGGCATCGTGGGCCTGGGCGGTATCGGCCTCGCGCTCGCGGAACGGGCCGCGGCGTTCGGCATGCATGTCCATGTCGTGCGCAAGACCGGCCGTGACGAGGAACCCACCCGGCGCCTGCAGGCCATCGGGGTGCAGGAGCGGGACGACCTGCAAGAGCTGGTGAGCCACTGCGACGTCGTTTCGTTCCACGTACCGGCAACCGCCGATACGAAGGGCATGATCAACGCGGATCTGCTCGGCCATTTCCAGGCCGGCGCGATCCTGCTCAACACATCACGCGGTGAGATCGTCGACGAACCCGCGCTCATCAAGGCGATGGACGACAAGGGCATCCGCGCCGGCCTCGACGTCTACAATGATGAACCGGGCGCCGCCCAGGGCGAATTCGATTCGGCGCTCGCGCGGCATCCGAACGTCTACGGGACGCACCATATCGGCGCTTCGACCGAACAGGCACAGAACGCGATCGCCGCCGAGGTGGTCCGCATGCTTGAGGAATTCGGCCGCGGCAACGTGCTGCACTGCGTCAACCTGTAAAAGAAACCATCGCGCCGGCCCTACCAACGGCCGACGCCAGGCAAGGGAAGAGAACCATGACCAATCGCGTGTACAACTTCTGCGCCGGCCCCTGCACGCTGCCCCTCGAGGTCCTCGAGGAAGCGCAGCAGGAGTTCGTGGACTACCACGGCACCGGCATGTCGCTGATCGAGATGACCCACCGCGGCCCGGAATACGAGGCCGTGCACAACGAGGCGGTCGAGCTCGCGCGCGAAATCTATGGCGCCCCGGACGACTTCGATGTCCTGTTCCTGCAGGGCGGCGCCACGCTGCAGTTCGCCATGATCCCGATGAATATCCTCAAGCCCGGCGAGAAAGGCGCCTACATCGGCTCCGGCGCCTGGGCCTCCGGCGCGTTCAAGGACGCCCAGAAGTACGGCGACGTCTACTTCGCGTGGGACGGCAAGGCGGAGGGTTACACCCGCATGCCGGCCTCGAACGAGATCGAGCTGCAGCCGGGGACGCGCTATCTCCACATCACCTCGAACGAGACCATCGGCGGCATCCGCATGACCGAGTGGCCGGAGGTCGATGTCCCCATGATCGCCGACATGTCCTCCGACTACATGTCGCGGCCGATCCCCTGGGAGAAGTTCGACCTCGTCTACGGCGGCGCCCAGAAGAACCTCGGCCCGGCCGGCGCGGCGCTCGTGTTCGTGCGCAAGTCCGTGCTCGCGGACTGCAACACCGACATCGGTGAGTACCTGCGCTACTCCGTGCACGCCGAGAAGAACTCGCTGTTCAACACCCCACCCGTGTTCACGATCTACATGATCGGCAAGGTGCTGAAGTGGATGAAGGCGAAGGGCGGCCTGTCCGTCATTGAACAGGAGGCGGCGCAGAAGGCCGGTCGACTCTACGATGTCATCGACAACAGCGGCGGCTGGTACAGCTGCCCGGTCGCGACCGAGAACCGCTCGCACATGAACGTCGTGTTCCGCCTGCCGAGCGAGGACCTGGAGAAGAAGTTCATCAAGGAGGCCGACGCCGCCGGGATGAAGAATCTCAAGGGCCACCGCAGCGTCGGCGGCTGCCGCGCCAGCATCTACAACGCCATGCCATATGAGGGCGTCGAAGCACTGGCGCAGTTCATGGAGCAGTTCCGGAAAGACAACGGTTGACCACCAGGTACCGCCGGGAGGCGGCACGGGAGCGAACGGCATGACGGCGATCCGACCCTTTCAGTGCTACTACGCCAGCCCGGATCTGGCGCACGATGTCGCATGCCCGGCGTATGACGCCATGACGCCGGGCCAGCGCCATGAGTTCGCGCTGACCCATCCGCTGAACTACCTCAACGTCATGCGCTCCACCGAGGAGTATCCCGAGGATCAGCGGCCGCCGTTTGACGAGAACCTGCAGCGCAACTCGGCGAAACTGCAGGAACTGATCCGCAACCGGGTGTTCGTGTTCAACAATCGCCCGGGCGTGTATGTCTATCGGCTCAGCGTCGACGATCATGAGCAGACCGGTCTGATCGCCGAGATCCCCGTGGACGAGTTCGATTCCGGCGGCATCAAGAAGCACGAGCATACCCGCCGCGACAAGGAAGACGTGCTCATCCGCTATCGCGACGAGGTCCGCGCCAGTTCGACCCCGATCAGTCTGACCTACCCCTCCGACCCGGCCGTGGACGAGGTCGTCGCCCGGGCAAAGGAGGAGGCGCCGCTGATCGATTTCACCTCCGACGACGGCGTACACCAGACCATCTGGTTCGTCGGCGATCGCGCGGAAATCGGACACCTCCAGAAGGCGTTCCAGCAGCACGGCGCGCTCTACCTGACCGACGGCCATCACCGCACGGCGGTCTGCCAGAAATGGGCGGCCAAGCGGCGCGCCGAAAACCCGAACCACACGGGCGATGAACCGTACAACTACGTGCTGACGGCCATCTTCCCCGACGACCAGATGCGCATCCTCGAGTACAACCGCCTCGTGCACGATCTCGGCGGGCTGTCCCACGACGAACTGCTGGAGCGGATCGGCGAGCACTTCACGGTCGAGCCCCTGAACGTGGTGGCGGCCGACGAGGCGCGGCCACAGGAGCGTCACACGTTCTCGATGCACCTGGGCAGCAAGTGGTATTCGCTGAAGGCGCCCGAGGGGCTGGTGCCGGAGGACGATCCGGTCCGCTGCCTCGATGTCTGTCTGCTGCAGGATTACATCCTCGGCCCGATCCTTGGCATCGAGGACCCGCGCAGCGACCCGCGCATCGATTACGTGCCGGGGGCATTCGGTCTGGACGAGATCGAGCGGCGCGTGTTCGGCGGCTGGGCCGTCGGTTTCGCCTGCTACCCGACATCGGTGCGGGAATTGATGGCGATCGCCGACGCCGGCGAAGTGATGCCGCCGAAATCCACGTGGTTCGACCCCAAGGTGCGTTCCGGCCTGCTGGTACGCCTGCGCTGACTGGATCCTGGCGGGGCTCCGCTCGGACGCACCTCACGGCCGATCAATCCCCGTTGTCACCGGCCTCCGTCTGCACACGCACGCACGCCGGATCGTCATTCTCGGGACGATTCACGCGCCGGCTGACCGGATCGATCGCCAGGGCGCCCGCATCAGCGCCCGCCACGGCGTCGATCGCATCCGCCGGCGTCGCCGCCTCCAGCCAGGCGGCGGCCACCTCATCCGACGGGACCACCACGGGCATGCGCTGATGGATCGGCGCGCAGCGCGTGTCCGCATCCCGGGTCAGGATCGCCAGCGTCGGCCGATCGTTCGCATCCCGTGCCGCGAGACCGGCAAAGAAGAACAGGGCGTCGTCCGGGCGGTGAAACAGCCAGGGCCGCTTTGGCCCGGTGTCCGCCGTCTGCCATTCGTACCAGCCGTCGGCGGGCACCAGGCACCGCCCCGCCGCGCAGGCCCGCCGGAACATCGGCCGCTCGGCCGCCCCCTCGATCCGCGCATTGATCGGTGCACGCCGGCCCACCGGCAACCAGTGCGGATGGAACCCCCACAACGCCAGCCGCGTCACGCGTTCGCCTTCGCGGTCACGACCCAGCGTCAGTACCTGTTGCCCGGGCGCGATGTTGTAGCGCGGCGGCACACCCCCTGCGATCTCCGGATCGATCCACGGATGCCCGGTAGGGTTACGAAGTGTGTAGCGACCGCACATGGTTCAAAGGTTAGCACCCGTATGAGGGATCGCGAGCAAGCTCGCTCCTACATGAGTTCTGCCACCGGCGTGCAGATTGACCTGTAGGAGCGAGCTTGCTCGCGATAGCTTATCACCCACCGGACCGTCACGGTCCCCGCCGGCTCACTTGCGCTTCGCGACCGCCTCCGAGAGCACGCACAGCAGCTCGAACATCATCGTGGCCCCCGTCAACGCGGTAATCCCGGCACTGTCGAACGGCGGGGAGACCTCCATGACATCGGCACCCACGAGGTTCAGCCCCCGGAGGCCGCGGATCATGCGCTGGGCCTCGACCGAGGTGAAGCCGCCCACTTCGGGCGTCCCCGTGCCGGGGGCGTAGACCGGATCGAGGGCGTCCACATCGAACGTCACATAGGTCGGCACATCGCCGACGACGGAGCGGATTTCCTTGACGGCACCGTCCGGGCCAAGGTCGAAATACTCCTCGATCTCCATCACCCGGATGCCCTGCTCGTGCGCCCAGTCCAGATCGCTGGCCGAGTACATCGACCCGCGGATCCCCACCTGGATAATCCGCTTCGGGTCGAGGATGCCCTCCTCGATCGCGCGCCGGAACGGCGTCCCGTGCGTGTAGGGGTTGTCGCCGAAGTAGGTGTCGTTGGTATCCGAATGCGAGTCGAACTGCACCATTGCCATGGGCTGATCGCCCGCGATGCCGCGCAGGATCGGGAGCGTGCCGAGGTGATCCCCGCCCGCGGTCAGCGGCACCGCACCCGCTTCGTGTATCCGCCGATAGAAATCCCGCCCACGGTCCAGCGTGTCCCGGATATCGATCGGATTGACGGGGACATCGCCCAGATCGGCGATCCGGCACAGATCATACGGCGCGATCCGGCTCGCCTGATGCACCAGACGCATCATGGTCGAATTGCTGCGGATCTCGCGCGGTCCGTGGCGCTGACCGACCCGATTGGTCGAGCCGCTGTCCCACGGGAAACCGACCAGGGCGATATCGACCTCGGCCGGATCCTCGATCTGCGGCAGCCGCATGAAGGTGGAACGGCCCGCGAACCGCGGCAATTCACTGCCACCGATGGGGCGGAAAAAAGAATCCTCGTACACCATTTCCAGTCTCCTTGCTGATCTTCGGGATACGTACGGCGGCAGTGATGCCGGCGGTCAGTACATGACGCTGCCGCCATTGACCCCGAACGTCTGCCCCGTGATGAATGTCGCCTTCGGCCCGGCGAGGAACGTCGCCATGGCGGCGATCTCATCGGGGCGGCCGATCCGGCGGAGCGGGATATCGCTCTCCTGTGCGCGCTGTTCCTCGCTCATCACATCGGCGCCGAGCATGTCCGTGTCCACCGGCCCCGGTCCGATCGCGTTCACGAGGATGTCAGGGGCGAATTCCAGCGCCCAGGTACGGGTCATGGCGCCAATCCCGGCCTTCGACGCGCAGTAGGCCGTATTCCGCGCACGTCCGAGATAGCCGAGGTCGGACGCGATATTGATGATGCGGCCACCGCCGCCCTGTTCCACCATCCAGCGGATCGACTCGCGGCCGACCAGAAAGGTGCCGCGCAGATTGACTCCGATCACCCGGTCAAAATCGGCCGCCTCGGTATCGAGCAGCGGCTGTTCATGCAGGATGCCGGCATTGTTGACGACGACGTCGAGTCCACCCAGGACGTCGATCGCGCCGGTCACCAGTGCCTTGCTCTCGTCCTCTCGCGATACATCGGCCTCGATCGCCGCGGCGGCGGCATCGCGTGTCCGCAGTTCATCGCGCGTGGCCTCGGCTTCTTCCCGGCTGCCGTGGTAACCGAACGCCACCCGCGCGCCGTCGTCCGCAAGCGCCATCGCGATGGCCCGGCCGATGCCACGCGAGCCGCCGGTAACCAGGGCGCGCACGCCCGCGAGTGATCCACTCATGCCATCACCTCCCCGCGATCGATCGGGATCGCCTGACCGGTCACGTTCGCCGCGGCGTCCGACGCCAGGTAGAGATACAGCCCGGCCACGTCGTCGGGTTCCATGAGACCGCCCAGCGACTGGTCGGCCGCGAGCTCTTCCGCCATCTCCTCCTCGCTCACGCCCTTCTCCTCGGCCATGACGGCCAGCGAACGCAGCGAGGCCTCGGTCTTCACCCAACCGGGACAGACCGCATTGACGCGCAGGCCCTTGGGACCCAACTCCCGCGACAGCGTCCGGGCGATGCCGATCAGGGCATGTTTGGACGCCGCATAACCGGCGAACCCCGGAACGGCGGTCCGCCCCCAGATCGAGGACGTGATGAGGATGCGGCCGCCCGCATCCATTTTCTGAATCGCCGCGCGCGTCACCCACCATGTGCCCAGCACATTCACGTCGATGATCCGGCGGAAGGCGTCATCGACGGCCGTGTGCACTTCACCGACCGGGGTCGGAAGCTCGATACCGGCGTTGTTGACCAGTACATCGAGCGTCCCGATCCCATCGAGCGCCTTGCGTACCGCCGCTTCATCAGAGATATCGCAGCGCTGGGCCCGAACGCGGATGCCCGCTTCCTCGCCGATGGTTCGCGCCGCCTGCTCCACCGTGGCGTCTTCGGCGATGATCGACACCCTTGCGCCAGCCAACGCGAAAGCCCGGGCAACCGCATAGCCGATCCCCCGGCTGGCACCGGTGACCAGTACGGTCTGACCGCTGAAATCGAACCCCACGCTCATGACGATCCCCCGCCCTTTTCCGATCGATGGTCGGCCGCGTACACGGCTGCCGTATTCACTCGATCAACTCGTGACGCACGGCGGCCGCCATATCCCGCCGGTACTGCTCGGCCATCAGTGCGCCCTTCTCGGCCGATGCGGCCGCGGCCGAGGTCAGCGATCCCGTCTTCGGCACCCACTCGGGTCTGGCGGGCCAGACATCGTATGGCGGCGCATCCATCGGTTCGTTGTCCGGGATACGGTCGCTGCGCACGAGTTGCGGGTAGAAATGCAGCATCAACGACGTCTCCAGCACGGCCGCGTGCTCCAGTTCGATCCCCGGATACCCATCCGGAAAAACCTGGTCGAGCGTCTCGCGATCGAGGAATTCCCAGTGCTGCAGACACATCACCCTGAGGCCCGAATCGCCGACTTCCCGCATGACGAGGTCAATACCCTCATTGAGGAACCACAGGTTCTCGAAGTGGCCGTCGATCACGCAGACCCGGCGCACACCGTGGCGCGCGAGTTCGCGGATCACGTCGCGGATGACGGCGCTCAGGGTCGCACCGTCGAGCCCGGTGCTGCCGGGGAAGGAGGGACCACCGCCCGATCGCGGCATCGACTTGTAACCGTAGTTCACGGCCGGGGCGACGATCCCGTCGACCTCCCGCGCCACCATCTCCGCAATAGCGGTTGGCAGCAGATGGTCCACCCCCATCGGCAGATGCGGGCCATGCTGCTCGGTCATGCCGGTCGGCAGGAACACCACGGTGTCCTCGCGCAGGCGCTCGGCAAACTCGGGCCAGGTCATCTCGGCCATCATTACGGTCGCGGGATTCATGGATACTCCATCACGCTCTACTGGTTCATCGCCGGCTCAACGGTGCCGGTTCAGTGATCGGCGTCATCGCCGCCCTGCTCCCGCATCAACTTCAGGATATGACGCTCGAGATCGCCGTACCCGTCGAGGCCGATCAGGTCTTCCTTGGTTGTAATCCGTTTGCCCCGCTTGAAATCCGGGATGATCTCCTCATGCACGGTGCCCGGATGGCGGGACATGAATTCGATCCGATCACCGAGGAAGATCGCTT from the Halofilum ochraceum genome contains:
- a CDS encoding DUF1015 domain-containing protein, translated to MTAIRPFQCYYASPDLAHDVACPAYDAMTPGQRHEFALTHPLNYLNVMRSTEEYPEDQRPPFDENLQRNSAKLQELIRNRVFVFNNRPGVYVYRLSVDDHEQTGLIAEIPVDEFDSGGIKKHEHTRRDKEDVLIRYRDEVRASSTPISLTYPSDPAVDEVVARAKEEAPLIDFTSDDGVHQTIWFVGDRAEIGHLQKAFQQHGALYLTDGHHRTAVCQKWAAKRRAENPNHTGDEPYNYVLTAIFPDDQMRILEYNRLVHDLGGLSHDELLERIGEHFTVEPLNVVAADEARPQERHTFSMHLGSKWYSLKAPEGLVPEDDPVRCLDVCLLQDYILGPILGIEDPRSDPRIDYVPGAFGLDEIERRVFGGWAVGFACYPTSVRELMAIADAGEVMPPKSTWFDPKVRSGLLVRLR
- a CDS encoding SDR family NAD(P)-dependent oxidoreductase, with translation MSVGFDFSGQTVLVTGASRGIGYAVARAFALAGARVSIIAEDATVEQAARTIGEEAGIRVRAQRCDISDEAAVRKALDGIGTLDVLVNNAGIELPTPVGEVHTAVDDAFRRIIDVNVLGTWWVTRAAIQKMDAGGRILITSSIWGRTAVPGFAGYAASKHALIGIARTLSRELGPKGLRVNAVCPGWVKTEASLRSLAVMAEEKGVSEEEMAEELAADQSLGGLMEPDDVAGLYLYLASDAAANVTGQAIPIDRGEVMA
- the serC gene encoding 3-phosphoserine/phosphohydroxythreonine transaminase, which codes for MTNRVYNFCAGPCTLPLEVLEEAQQEFVDYHGTGMSLIEMTHRGPEYEAVHNEAVELAREIYGAPDDFDVLFLQGGATLQFAMIPMNILKPGEKGAYIGSGAWASGAFKDAQKYGDVYFAWDGKAEGYTRMPASNEIELQPGTRYLHITSNETIGGIRMTEWPEVDVPMIADMSSDYMSRPIPWEKFDLVYGGAQKNLGPAGAALVFVRKSVLADCNTDIGEYLRYSVHAEKNSLFNTPPVFTIYMIGKVLKWMKAKGGLSVIEQEAAQKAGRLYDVIDNSGGWYSCPVATENRSHMNVVFRLPSEDLEKKFIKEADAAGMKNLKGHRSVGGCRASIYNAMPYEGVEALAQFMEQFRKDNG
- a CDS encoding SDR family NAD(P)-dependent oxidoreductase, yielding MSGSLAGVRALVTGGSRGIGRAIAMALADDGARVAFGYHGSREEAEATRDELRTRDAAAAAIEADVSREDESKALVTGAIDVLGGLDVVVNNAGILHEQPLLDTEAADFDRVIGVNLRGTFLVGRESIRWMVEQGGGGRIINIASDLGYLGRARNTAYCASKAGIGAMTRTWALEFAPDILVNAIGPGPVDTDMLGADVMSEEQRAQESDIPLRRIGRPDEIAAMATFLAGPKATFITGQTFGVNGGSVMY
- a CDS encoding SOS response-associated peptidase, producing the protein MCGRYTLRNPTGHPWIDPEIAGGVPPRYNIAPGQQVLTLGRDREGERVTRLALWGFHPHWLPVGRRAPINARIEGAAERPMFRRACAAGRCLVPADGWYEWQTADTGPKRPWLFHRPDDALFFFAGLAARDANDRPTLAILTRDADTRCAPIHQRMPVVVPSDEVAAAWLEAATPADAIDAVAGADAGALAIDPVSRRVNRPENDDPACVRVQTEAGDNGD
- the speB gene encoding agmatinase — translated: MVYEDSFFRPIGGSELPRFAGRSTFMRLPQIEDPAEVDIALVGFPWDSGSTNRVGQRHGPREIRSNSTMMRLVHQASRIAPYDLCRIADLGDVPVNPIDIRDTLDRGRDFYRRIHEAGAVPLTAGGDHLGTLPILRGIAGDQPMAMVQFDSHSDTNDTYFGDNPYTHGTPFRRAIEEGILDPKRIIQVGIRGSMYSASDLDWAHEQGIRVMEIEEYFDLGPDGAVKEIRSVVGDVPTYVTFDVDALDPVYAPGTGTPEVGGFTSVEAQRMIRGLRGLNLVGADVMEVSPPFDSAGITALTGATMMFELLCVLSEAVAKRK
- a CDS encoding glycine betaine ABC transporter substrate-binding protein; its protein translation is MKNALLQVAALALALAATPLAAREPIRIGWTAWSDGVFVTRLAARVIEAELDQPVELVRAGIAEQYQGIASGRLDAMLMSWQPQTHGPYIRRVAGRAEDLGALYTGGRLGWAVPAYVPRDAIASIADLDDAEVRERLGGRITGIEPASGLMRLSRRAVSAYGLEGYTLEPGGGPAMGRALTGAIEAGEWIVVTAWSPHWMFAAFDLRYLDDERGILGGSERVHALARPGFHADHPAVAELLGRMWLPRAELEGALLDAHEDSTNAAVTRYIEAHPDRIAYWVSGDH
- a CDS encoding NAD(P)-dependent oxidoreductase, which codes for MKILFADKFQQAYLGDLKAQGHDCDLQPDLSAEDLPAHVAGAEVLIVRSTKITRATIEAADELKLIIRAGAGTNTIDKEAAAEKNIPVCNVPGKNAVAVAELAFGLLLAIDRNIPDNVIELRQGQWNKKKYSKAEGIMGRHIGIVGLGGIGLALAERAAAFGMHVHVVRKTGRDEEPTRRLQAIGVQERDDLQELVSHCDVVSFHVPATADTKGMINADLLGHFQAGAILLNTSRGEIVDEPALIKAMDDKGIRAGLDVYNDEPGAAQGEFDSALARHPNVYGTHHIGASTEQAQNAIAAEVVRMLEEFGRGNVLHCVNL
- a CDS encoding SufE family protein; this encodes MSIDRVITAFEMMPSWQDRYRLIIDMGRKLPELSEEHYADENLLDGCMSNVWMTAARDDSSDPPVMRFEADSDSQIVKGLIAIVFEVFNNRPPEEVVTTDIESVFQQLELEQHISSGRRNGLSSMVRRVRELAQAELAA
- a CDS encoding creatininase, translating into MNPATVMMAEMTWPEFAERLREDTVVFLPTGMTEQHGPHLPMGVDHLLPTAIAEMVAREVDGIVAPAVNYGYKSMPRSGGGPSFPGSTGLDGATLSAVIRDVIRELARHGVRRVCVIDGHFENLWFLNEGIDLVMREVGDSGLRVMCLQHWEFLDRETLDQVFPDGYPGIELEHAAVLETSLMLHFYPQLVRSDRIPDNEPMDAPPYDVWPARPEWVPKTGSLTSAAAASAEKGALMAEQYRRDMAAAVRHELIE